A region of Plasmodium falciparum 3D7 genome assembly, chromosome: 12 DNA encodes the following proteins:
- a CDS encoding inner membrane complex protein 1h, putative, which translates to MSYQDVQEKKNEDINYDEIASSMLEKMDKHINGEKQPTIHYENLNVQEQEGAHAYYSNQDINNINSSMSFLKNVKELNSSNILDHRTTTNDVGYPRRVMTALGPLPLPEEFKKNIPEKFVAKPIIEEREIYVSKKERKQREIEIPHVKYEHTFEKVKKQLKVNKLVPNVTQVIKEVPKEILKPVIEEKIIEVPQGVKYVEVPVEVPCLYPPKIMPKVVTQYVERIVETIKPVVQEKIIEVPQTVIKQVPKIKTVEVPYYVPRYVEKIIEVPFKPNGEMPKIATHLPISISDSLPPLKPTHILSAQNEKNITKHNNNMNSNNMNNMNPFQTTNFMMPLMNCFQQNPDPNTLKNSENGIPNMNMSPTILRPINSRDTPNNNMNPQEHIKNNITPYPNNSLNSNFTNYNMPQNLYSQIENLPHAHNLPDGFQWQYPDGVSNNPLCNTRNMPSLVVTCPPQIGRVTCTRKDIQPDILTKTGVYEFDGFKKKGTSQSLFPPLAHHNRVPFLPAPAAPGTPDIENIEKNM; encoded by the coding sequence atGTCCTATCAAGACGttcaggaaaaaaaaaatgaagatataaattatgatgaAATAGCTAGCAGCATGCTAGAGAAGATGGACAAACATATAAATGGAGAAAAACAACCAACGATACattatgaaaatttaaatgTACAAGAGCAAGAGGGAGCACATGCTTATTACTCAAATcaagatataaataacataaatagcAGTATGTCGTTTTTGAAAAATGTCAAAGAATTAAATTCatcaaatatattagatCATCGAACAACAACAAATGACGTAGGATATCCTCGTCGTGTTATGACAGCATTAGGACCTTTACCCTTACCAGaagaatttaaaaagaaCATACCCGAAAAATTTGTTGCCAAACCTATTATTGAAGAGAGGGAGATATATGTATCTAAGAAAGAACGAAAACAAAGAGAAATTGAAATACCACATGTGAAATATGAACATACGTTTGAAAAGGTAAAAAAGCAATTGAAGGTTAATAAGTTAGTACCTAATGTTACACAAGTAATAAAAGAAGTAccaaaagaaatattaaaaccagttatagaagaaaaaattattgaaGTACCTCAAGGAGTAAAATATGTAGAAGTTCCTGTAGAAGTACCATGTTTGTATCCACCTAAAATAATGCCCAAAGTTGTAACTCAATATGTAGAAAGAATAGTTGAAACTATCAAACCAGTTGtacaagaaaaaattattgagGTACCTCAAACAGTAATTAAACAAGTACCCAAAATTAAAACAGTTGAAGTTCCATATTATGTTCCAAGATATGTTGAAAAAATCATAGAAGTACCTTTTAAACCAAATGGGGAAATGCCCAAAATAGCTACACACCTACCTATTTCAATATCAGACTCCTTACCCCCCCTAAAACCGACCCACATATTAAGCgcacaaaatgaaaaaaatattactaagcataataacaatatgaacagtaataatatgaataatatgaatccATTCCAAACAACAAATTTCATGATGCCTCTAATGAATTGCTTTCAACAAAATCCAGATCCGAATACATTAAAAAACTCTGAAAATGGTATACCTAATATGAATATGTCACCAACTATTTTAAGACCTATTAATTCTAGAGATACACCCAATAACAATATGAACCCTCAagaacatattaaaaataatataacaccATATCCAAACAACTCTTTAAATTCTAATTTTACAAATTATAACATGCCCCAAAATTTATATAGTCAAATAGAAAATTTGCCACATGCACATAATTTACCAGATGGGTTCCAATGGCAATATCCTGATGGAGTATCAAATAATCCCTTGTGTAATACTAGAAATATGCCATCTCTTGTTGTTACTTGTCCTCCACAAATTGGTCGCGTTACCTGCACAAGAAAGGATATCCAACCAGATATTCTTACTAAAACAGGGGTCTATGAATTTGatggatttaaaaaaaaaggtacaTCTCAATCTCTTTTTCCTCCTTTAGCTCATCATAATAGAGTCCCTTTTCTACCAGCTCCAGCTGCTCCTGGAACTCCTGATATAGAAAacattgaaaaaaatatgtaa
- a CDS encoding heptatricopeptide repeat-containing protein, putative translates to MKNKRRGLKEQPRKKPLDIEKKIRNPYKYEEGMHFDNLSKGELYLPESCKGKKLAMLCNRLYYFNINDEELLQRYAERASVIANSMSTKEMSLILNTMRKFNYRNEKLLETFSKHIPSKLHKGVPQDISLILNAYSHFNYKDKNLINRICEEIPHKIPHFQPSHISSVISAFYKLQIRDQIIIDDLIDEIIERIDEFDPKSLTNIINSFSKLNYKNDNKYILWKKCIEAVKKLDKEFNFLEIVLITNALCKEHIIKIKNKDNEYLHIDKYNNNNNNNNNNNNICTHLCEVIKYKIYEEKCLNVHTNAFLLCTVAHSLSKVKYYEKDLFHFIIEYFSHENNYISLDNQHFSQLIYSSYIFNIDKPEFINMFIKVISNRIETKQLNEQALSTICYSFAKLKIRNISFFILLSSYIIKQKIQLSTQSLSLICYSYSKLLIKSEMLFYILSVQIFQNMNMFTKQGLSIILSSYANLKIFNVKMFSLINKYMNLYLPNFTKNECLLICSHYDHALKKLNDPVDTNNDDTTVLVNKTTKTKKELNDFVKLLKEKISKIEDDEKIKNYNNKNKIVNNEEEHADHFDDENIFSIFKQNDILNDQYEDDNNNNNNNNNNNTIVNIPNPNYTLNTSDGFIINEDIKKKEDTLKLYQKIFLNHKNVNSNILQNVSLNNEIFSQQLSSLIDKQKETNEEMNNYQAFQNNPKDEINEKTESTSNISDVSTLSNISHTSDISNNTQLFDHLKPSSNQIYNNNHKTKSLIDLMTSNKPAILNSEKENLIKSAEQMETEFIRDYVNQQKDSHHNSTIGRNHEKRKKKINKIKNLLSKNHQTVNDLNNLKKKWNEIYKK, encoded by the coding sequence atgaaaaataagaGAAGAGGGCTAAAAGAGCAACCAAGAAAGAAGCCTTTGGATattgaaaagaaaataaggaatccttataaatatgaagaagGAATGCATTTTGATAATTTAAGTAAAGGTGAATTATATTTACCTGAATCGTGTAAAGGGAAAAAGCTAGCGATGTTATGTAatcgtttatattattttaatataaatgatgaagaaTTATTACAACGATATGCTGAAAGAGCAAGTGTCATTGCTAATAGTATGAGTACAAAAGAAATGTCgttaatattaaatacaaTGAGGAAATTTAATTAtcgaaatgaaaaattattggAAACATTTTCTAAACATATACCAAGTAAATTACATAAAGGGGTACCCCAGGATATCTCCTTAATATTAAATGCATATTctcattttaattataaagataaaaatttaatcaATAGGATATGTGAAGAAATACCACATAAGATTCCACATTTCCAACCAAGTCATATATCTAGTGTAATAAGTGCTTTTTATAAACTACAAATAAGAGACCAAATAATTATTGATGACCTGATAGATGAAATAATAGAAAGGATTGATGAATTTGACCCGAAGTccttaacaaatataataaattcattttctaaattaaattataaaaatgataataaatatattttatggaaAAAATGTATCGAAGCCGTAAAAAAATTGGACAAAGAGTTTAATTTCTTAGAGATAGTTTTAATAACTAATGCTTTATGTAAAgaacatattataaaaataaaaaataaagataatgaatatttacatatagataaatataataataataataataataataataataataataatatatgtacacattTATGTGAGGTTATAAAATACAAGATATATGAAGAAAAGTGCTTGAATGTTCATACCAATGCATTTTTGTTATGTACTGTTGCACATTCTTTATCCAAAgttaaatattatgaaaaagatttatttcattttattattgaatatttttcacatgaaaataattatatttctttagaTAATCAACATTTCTcacaattaatatattcttcttatattttcaatattgATAAACcagaatttataaatatgttcatTAAAGTAATATCCAATCGAATAGAAACTAAACAACTAAATGAACAGGCATTATCAACAATTTGTTATTCTTTTgctaaattaaaaattagaaatatatcattctttatacttttatcatcttatattattaaacaaaaaatacaattatCTACACAAAGTTTAAGTCTTATTTGTTATAGCTATTCCAAATTACTTATAAAATCAGaaatgttattttatattttgtcagtacaaatttttcaaaatatgaatatgttTACAAAACAAGGGTTATCTATAATATTAAGTTCTTATGCTaacttaaaaatatttaatgttAAAATGTTCTctcttattaataaatatatgaatctTTATCTACCAAATTTTACAAAGAATGAATGTTTATTAATTTGCTCACATTATGATCATGctctaaaaaaattaaatgatccAGTGGAcacaaataatgatgatacaaCCGTGTTGGTAAACAAAACAACTAAAactaaaaaagaattaaacgattttgttaaattattaaaagaaaaaatttctAAAATAGAAGATGatgagaaaataaaaaattataataataaaaataaaattgttaataatgaagaagaacATGCTGATCATtttgatgatgaaaatatattttcaatatttaaacaaaacgatatattaaatgatcaatatgaagatgataataataataataataataataataataataatacaattgTTAATATACCAAATCCAAATTATACATTAAATACATCTGATggatttataataaatgaagatataaagaaaaaagaagatactTTAAAATTgtatcaaaaaatatttcttaatcataaaaatgtaaatagtaatatattacaaaatgtaTCATTAAACAACGAAATATTTAGTCAACAGCTTTCATCATTAATAGACAAGCAAAAAGAAACCAATGAAGAAATGAATAACTATCAAGCGTTTCAAAATAATCCAAAAgatgaaataaatgaaaaaacagAAAGCACATCAAATATATCAGATGTATCCACATTATCAAATATATCACATACATCGGACATTTCAAATAATACACAATTATTTGATCATTTAAAACCTTCATCAAatcaaatttataataataaccataAAACCAAAAGCTTAATAGACCTTATGACCTCAAACAAACCAGCAATCTTAAATtctgaaaaagaaaatttaataaaatcagCTGAACAAATGGAGACAGAATTTATAAGAGATTATGTAAATCAACAAAAAGATTCTCATCATAATAGTACAATCGGAAGAAATCatgaaaaaaggaaaaaaaaaataaataaaataaaaaacttaTTGTCCAAAAATCATCAAACTGTAAATGATCTTAATAatctaaagaaaaaatggaatgaaatatataaaaaataa
- a CDS encoding protein TSSC1, putative, producing the protein MYSKRFSKNTYYLPYKSKCLSNVNGSLLKEPYNLHYFLLGTNNPSCENEIHLIEYNDQFLSVRNIETYHYEGESEHLICLDMYENEDQKKKIILCTAGYEKCNEQKMINNDMNYNECNEYDYRNDVCSLWMGDIDNLDDNNNDDNNNNNNDDNNNNNYDDTNNNNDNDNNNNNNDNNNNNNNHNHNNHNNHNNHNNNIDKQTNYKNQKNHSKKKKKKLTKVLELNKGNNENFKYIKKTVVNDFNKEYNKICIIDKNSYSIFNRTKNDVNFMVSKNVNYELVDGIFDPHHENILTVMSNIKIYGYDIRSNMNIFSTYTNHKADLSSIDFNSNIPNVLLTSSNDGYIKLWDLRFLKDSFFTTNIHSHWITSIHFNHFHDELLLSTSTDHLLKLHKISFPTSNFQNDNVNYELVKTYTDHEDSVYKGCWSKTDAWVFSSLSYDGKCVVHGVPTDQKYKILL; encoded by the coding sequence ATGTATTCTAAGAGATTTTCTAAGAACACGTATTATTTACCATACAAATCCAAATGCTTAAGTAACGTAAATGGGAGTTTATTAAAAGAACCATATAATTTACATTACTTTTTATTAGGTACTAATAACCCTAGTTGTGAAAATGAAATACATTTAATTGAATACAATGATCAGTTTTTATCTGTCAGAAATATTGAAACATATCACTATGAGGGAGAATCAGAACATTTGATATGTTTAGATATGTATGAGAATGAAGaccagaaaaaaaaaataattctttgTACGGCAGGATATGAAAAATGTAATGAACAAAAGAtgattaataatgatatgaatTATAATGAATGTAATGAATATGATTACAGGAATGATGTGTGTTCGTTGTGGATGGGGGACATAGATAATttagatgataataataatgatgataataataataataataatgatgataataataataataattatgatgatactaataataataatgataatgataataataataataataatgataataataataataataataatcataatcataataatcataataatcataataatcataataataatatcgaTAAACAGACTAATTATAAGAACCAAAAAAatcattcaaaaaaaaaaaaaaaaaaattaacaaaagTATTGGAACTGAATAAAggtaataatgaaaattttaaatacattaaaaaaacagTTGTAAATGATTTTAACAAGGAATACAacaaaatatgtattatagaTAAAAATAGTTATAGTATATTTAATAGGACTAAAAATGATGTAAATTTCATGGTTTCAAAAAATGTTAATTATGAATTAGTAGATGGAATATTTGATCCACAccatgaaaatattttaacgGTCATgagtaatataaaaatatatggatatGATATAAGAAGCaacatgaatattttttcaacTTATACTAATCATAAAGCAGATTTATCATCAATTGATTTTAATTCAAATATACCTAATGTACTTTTAACATCATCTAATGatggatatataaaattatgggATTTAAGATTTTTAAAAGATTCTTTTTTTACAACTAATATACATTCTCATTGGATTACTTCTATACATTTTAATCATTTTCAtgatgaattattattatcaacaaGTACTGATCATTTGCTGaaattacataaaatatcTTTCCCAACTTCTAATTTTCAAAATGACAATGTTAATTATGAATTAGTAAAAACATATACTGATCATGAAGATTCAGTATATAAAGGATGTTGGAGCAAAACGGATGCTTGGGTTTTTTCGTCTCTATCATATGATGGAAAATGTGTTGTACACGGCGTGCCAACTgatcaaaaatataaaatactcTTATAA